The following are encoded in a window of Candidatus Desulfatibia profunda genomic DNA:
- a CDS encoding phosphatidate cytidylyltransferase, with protein sequence MHLKRWITGLVALPFLFLLISRGGPLLFAIVNIVICILALWEYFRIVFYARDGANQGAVIPACGHITGFFIIWAAYLHSFEMIIVLMALNLLVCTLISLSRFKADSSVSEAVAKQVLGIVYIPLFLSCLILIRNGSGGVTWIYFLLFTVFAGDVGAYHFGSYFGRHKLCPAVSPGKSVEGSISGLALNLGVGALFKHFFLPILPWGLSLLFCIAAGVAGQVGDLFESQLKRVGNIKDSGALLPGHGGILDRIDALLFAAPVAYFFKEYIL encoded by the coding sequence GGCCGTTGCTGTTTGCCATCGTCAACATTGTCATCTGCATTCTGGCCCTATGGGAATATTTTCGGATTGTATTTTACGCCCGGGACGGAGCGAATCAAGGAGCAGTCATCCCTGCCTGCGGTCATATTACAGGTTTTTTCATTATCTGGGCCGCATACCTGCATTCATTTGAAATGATTATCGTTCTGATGGCGCTAAATCTTTTGGTTTGCACTCTGATTTCACTGTCGAGGTTCAAAGCGGATTCATCCGTATCGGAAGCTGTTGCCAAACAGGTTCTTGGCATTGTATACATCCCCCTTTTTCTGTCTTGCCTCATTTTAATCCGAAACGGGTCCGGTGGTGTCACCTGGATTTATTTCCTGTTATTCACTGTCTTTGCAGGTGATGTGGGCGCATACCATTTCGGCTCCTATTTCGGACGTCACAAACTGTGTCCCGCCGTGAGTCCGGGCAAGTCGGTTGAGGGTTCTATCAGCGGTCTGGCTTTAAATTTGGGTGTTGGAGCACTGTTCAAGCATTTTTTTTTACCGATATTGCCGTGGGGTTTAAGTCTGTTGTTTTGCATAGCTGCCGGAGTCGCCGGGCAGGTGGGGGATCTGTTTGAATCTCAGCTCAAGCGAGTTGGTAATATAAAGGATTCCGGGGCGCTGCTTCCCGGTCACGGGGGGATTCTGGATCGAATCGATGCCCTGCTGTTTGCCGCTCCGGTTGCATATTTTTTTAAGGAATATATATTATAA